AAAGTTCATAAAATGAAATATTACATGACAAAGAACCTTAATTACAGGAAATATTCATTGTACCTTCAAAAAAGTATAGCTTTCTAAAGCTATAATATGTCATTCTAAAACAATGGACTTTAAGGATTAAGCTGTAGCATTTAACAATGACTGTCTTTAACAATCATCCATCCTATGAACCATCATGCAACAAGACAAGTAAAAACAATGTTTGAAAAATTTGCACTGCACTACCAGTCTTCTAAAGATAAATCATAGAAAATGGAGTAGGTTTACACCAATTTTTGTTTTCTaactcttttttccttttctttaaacTTCTTAGCAAAGTAATAGACTCCAACAACATATTTTCTGAGTCAACAAATGATCATAAACCATTTTCCTTAAACCCAGTCAGCCATTCGACCAATTCCCGTGTAACTGCACAGTTTGTAACATTGAATCTTTAGGAATACCTTTAAGTTCAGGGGTACCAGAAGAAGAGCACAAACCTGATGGACATCCCCAATAAAATGAGCTAAGAACATAAGCGCCTCTGTCAAATTGTCTGTTACCAACAGAAGAAGAGTCATCATATAAGGATTAGAAATATAATGTCATAACCTGCGTAAGTGGCAACCTGGAGAAATAACAAACTTACAACTCAACTGAGGACTATATCCCTGATATGCTGAAAAAAGTTGCTTTGTATAGTTGAAAATGGCTCCAGTTACGCAGTGATCCTTATGTCCAGCAGCATCATGGCAGTCCCCTATAAGTATCCATGACTAGAAAAGTTAACGAAGTCCACCTCAAAGCAATACTGACATTGCCAAAATCTGAACATGAAATATAAAATGACCTTAAACTTACGGCAGTATTTATAATTACACTTGAAATCTGGGGTGTCAACATAGTGTAAGGGACTAGACCAATGATAGTGCCACCTTACATCATCAGCCCAGGAGCATACAGATGCAAGCTCACCTCCAGCGGAATCAGGGAGCAGTTCCTTTACTGTAGCCAGAGCATCTTTAGTAAGATATTCCTGAAGGATCACAAACAGCAAAATCAGATGAAATTGTCATCATCTTCTGATTCATAATCAGTTGATGCAAAATATCATACTCTCAAGAAATGAATGCTTCATATAAAATTGTTGGTTACAaatgcataaaataattaaaacacatACTCCAAAATCACACAAAAGAACCAACCCAAATCCCTGAATGTTCAATTATTAAGCTGGTTCCATCATGAACACTAAATCTCAATCttattaaataacaaataatagaTTAACTTTCCTTAAATCAAGATAAATGATTTTATGGTTCAAAACATTTGGAGAGTCCATATACTACACaagaataaattattattatttaaaaaaaaagaaaaggaaaagaagtcTCACCTCAGCTATCTTGCAAACAGCAAAATGACCGTCCTTTCCCCAACCAAACACCCCATGAAGCAGTTGCATAAGAACAAGCAGCCTTCCGACCCATAGTAACTCATGCCAACCCATTCTTCTAAAACCCATTAATTGAATTCTGTAAAGTTTCAAAAGCCAACCTTTTTATTTGTGTTtaggaagaaaaataaatatttttcatgcTGAGTTGATTAGAAGATGAAGAAACAAGCAATAACGGAACAAAAAGATAAAAACCCCTTTTGATCCATAAtaatcttatttttaatttggaaaaaatcaaatcaaagcaAACATTTTCTCAGTaaccaagcaaagaaaaaatcaTTCAGTTTCTAAATTAACCCACAAAGCACaaaccaaaagaagaaaaataaacaaaaacgaTACCGCAAAATATATGACCTTTGATCCCCGGGAAAGTGAGAATATTATATTTTTCGTAAACGGGGATTAGTCTTTAGTACTTACGTTTCAACTTTCAACGGACTTACCCTCCAGTTTTGCCTGAAAAGCAAGTAGGCCTTTCCCTGGTGGGTTAAAACTCGAACTTAGAAGTGAAAAGTAGAGGGGACTATAGTAGGAAGATAAATAATAAACTAAACAACTTTTTTACCTtcacttaaaataattattacaattTTCTCAATCAatctttagaaaattttcattttagttattcCAGTATTAAATTCAATTCAACACGTCAAATAATATCTacatcatatttacatttttattttcatgttagtcaccaaaattttttattaagtcttgatccgagtaaaaaaataagaattaaaaaatatattatattgtatttgtttatcctttttcaatattaaaattttaaattttaaaaaaaattaattatgtaaatttattgaaaaaattatattttcatagtGTAAACcgatttattattatattattggaATTAATTAATTTCAGTATTTTAATAACAAATAGACATTATTAATGGatgaaaaaattcaataatttattcaattgttttagatgttttgaatttaaaaaaaaagaaatttagaatttttttgcaaAAGGATGAATAAGTACACaaatttttaattcattattttagttgttgtcactttttcattttaatctttaattattttaccctgatcaagatttaaaaaaaagattttttaatgataaaaatcAAAGTGACTTAAAAGTTGGGCGATTAAAATGCAGATGTAAATATGATCGAGCATATGTGTACAAtcaacttttaaatatttaatacttGAATGCTTATAATGAAAATActctaaaaattaaatgaaaaaattgtaataattttttaataactaaaataaaaacacattaaaaattaaaattagg
The sequence above is drawn from the Gossypium hirsutum isolate 1008001.06 chromosome A05, Gossypium_hirsutum_v2.1, whole genome shotgun sequence genome and encodes:
- the LOC107913990 gene encoding LOW QUALITY PROTEIN: endonuclease 4-like (The sequence of the model RefSeq protein was modified relative to this genomic sequence to represent the inferred CDS: inserted 2 bases in 1 codon), whose product is MGFRRMGWHELLWVGRLLVLMQLLHGVFGWGKDGHFAVCKIAEEYLTKDALATVKELLPDSAGGELASVCSWADDVRWHYHWSSPLHYVDTPDFKCNYKYCRDCHDAAGHKDHCVTGAIFNYTKQLFSAYQGYSPQLSYNLTEALMFLAHFIGDVHQPLHVGFLGDLGGNTITVRWYRRKTNLHHVWDTMIIDSAVKTLYGSDLATMIQAIQRNITDAWSNDVSSWENCGHNQTVCPNLYASESVRMACKFAYRNATPGSTLEDEYFLSRLPIVEKRLAQGGIRLAAVLNRLFNSEVKXSLKHEDRHL